The Pseudomonas fluorescens genome segment AACCTTGCAGGGGTCACTGAAAACCGAATTCCACTACAACCTTCAGACCGGGTTGCTGGAATGGACAATGACCGAAGAGACTTCGCTCAAGCGTCAAATGATCACCCGGTTTGCCTACGATGATATCGGTCGTGAAACATGCCGTACTTTCGAGGTCAAGGGCCAGCCCGATCAGACGCTGGTGTCGACCTATACACTGGCTGGCAAACTGGCGCGGAAGGTGTCCAGCCGCGGTACGCAAGTGTTGCGCGATGAACAGTTTTCCTACGACAGGCGGGGGCGTCTGATCCAGTACGACTGCGCCGGAACCCACAAGCCCCGGGATCCCTATGGCAAGGAGATTGTTCAGCAGGCGTTCACATTCGATGCGCTGGATAACCTGCTCACCGTACAGACGCGGTTCCCGCTGGGTGTGAACCTGACTACCTTTGGTTATGACAACCCGGACCCTGCGCAACTCAGCTCGGTCAAGCATTCACACGTCGACTATCCCTCGGCAGTGACCCTGGAATATGACGCCAACGGCAGGATGATCAAGGATGATCAGGCGCGAACCCTGGCCTATGACGCGTTCGGGCGACTCGAGCAATTGACCGGTGCAGGAGGCAAGGTCATTCGCGGCTACCATTACGACGGGTTCGACCAACTGGTTGAACTGGCGCAACCGGATACGGTAACTACCCAGCGTTATTACCATGAAGGCCGGATCACCCATGAAGTCAGCGGTAATCGTTCATCCAGCGTCGTGCGTCACGGTGGATTGCTTGTAGGGCAGCAACAACTCGGATTGAGCTCCGGTATTCAGCTGTTCGGCACCGATCAGCAGCAAAGTGTGTTGGCTCAACTGGGTGAGGAGCATCTGACCGATTGCGCTTACAGCCCTTATGGGCACCGTCCCGCCGAAGGTGGCTTGTTCAGTCTGGCGGGCTTTAACGGCGAGCAACTGGACCCGGCTACCGGTCTGTATCTGTTGGGCAATGGATACCGAGCCTATAGCCCGACCTTGATGCGCTTTCTCAGCCCCGACAGCATGAGTCCGTTTGGTGAAGGCGGATTGAATGCCTACGCCTATTGCCTGGGCGATCCTGTCAATCGTATTGACCCCACTGGACACATCTCCTGGCAAACCATCCTGGGCGTTGGATTGAGTGTTTTCGGGATTGTTGCCAGCGTATTGACGATGGGAGCGGCGACGCCCTGGGCAGTGGCGGCCTTGGGGCTGGCCGTTACTTCGGGCTTGTCGAGTATTGCCAGCGAGGTGGTCAATGAGCTGGAGCCGGAATCTCAAGCGGGGAATATATTGGGCTGGATCACCTTTGGTCTTGGACTGGCTTCGTTCGGGGCTGGGCTGGGGGCGGGTGCCAGAGCGGGCATTAATGCGGGCAGGAAACTCGCTGGCGCCTGGGCGCAAGGGGCGAGTGGCAAGGGGGCAGGCGCTGCGGGCAAAGAGATGGCCAAAGGAATGATCAAGGGAAAAGGAGCCAAGGCTGCAGCAAAAGCCAGGAAAGCCGCTGAGCCGGTTGCCGAAGAAGTGAAGTGGACACTGGTCAGGCCCAAAGACAAGATGAATATTGTCAGAATAGAAGCGCGCAAGGCCACGGAAGACAGAGCTGAACTGTTCATGAAACATATCGAGGCGGGTAATTCCCCGACCTCCGCCGCCGCGCTCATACACGCCGACTATACGCCAATGTATGGTCCGGCCAGTTCCGGGGCAAAGCCGATGCATCTTTACTTATCGCAGGGGGATCGCATTTATCTGACGGAAGACACCAAGCACAAGATTGTCACCATCAAGCAGGTGGGTGGCCACTACAACGAAAAAAAATAGGTGCGAATAACGCACCCGGACAGCGACGGGCATGAGGCAACGACACTCAATGTCCAGACTACGGCTTGAGCACCGTGTCTGCAGGTTTTGCCTGTGCTGATCGTGAGTGTTGTTCAAGCGCCCATTCCACATGCTCTCTCACCAACTCTGACGGATAATCCCGTCGCGCCTTCAACGCTTCCAGCACCGGAATCGTTGAAGGCGCATTCCCCAGACCCACCGCCAGATTGCGCAGCCAGCGTTCGTAACCCGCCCGGCGCAACGGCGAGCCTTCGGTACTGCTCAAAAACTTGTCTTCATCCCACAGAAACAGCTCGGCGAGTTCGGCATTGTCCAGATTGTGCCGTGGCTTGAAATCGCTTTCGCCGGAGGGGCGGGCGAAGCGGTTCCACGGGCAGCAGATCTGGCAGTCGTCGCAGCCGAACACCCGGTTGCCGATCAGCGGTCGCAGGTCTTCGGGAATAGCGTTCTTCAACTCGATGGTCAGGTAGGAAATGCAGCGTCGCGCATCCAGCACATACGGGCCGACGAAGGCGTTGGTCGGGCAGATGTCGAGGCACGCGGTGCAGCGCCCGCAATGTTCGCTGCTGTGGGGTTCATCCACCGGCAAGGGCAGGTCGACGAACAGTTCGCTGAGAAAGAAGTAACTGCCGGCCTTGCGGTTGAGCACCAGAGTGTTTTTGCCGATCCAGCCCAGGCCGGCCTGTTCGGCGATGGCTTTTTCCAGCACCGGAGCGCTGTCGACGAAGGCGCGGAAGCCGAACGGACCGATCTCGGATTGAATCCTGTCCGCCAGTTGTTGAACGCGTTTACGGATCAACTTGTGATAATCGCGGCCCAAGGCATAACGCGAGATGTAGGCCTTTTCCGGTTTGGCCAGCAATTGTGCCATTTGCGTGTCGCCCGGCAGGTAGTCCATGCGCAGGGAAACGACACGCAAGGTGCCCGGCACCAGTTCTTCGGGGTGCGAGCGTTTGCTGCCGTGGGCACCCATGTAATCCATTTCGCCGTGGTAGCCGGCCTCGAGCCAGCGTTGCAGGTGCTGCTCATGCTCGGCCAGGTCCAGACCGCTGATGCCGACTTGCTGGAAGCCCAGCTCGCGGCCCCAGTCCTTGATGGATTGGGCGAGGGCAGGCAGATCTGTGGTGATGGCAGACATGAGGCGAGAGAAACCGGAGCTGAGGTGCGTATAATTCTGCCAGACATCGGAGCCCGAAGACGCATGCCGCACACTAAAGATCAATTACCCGACGCGCTGTACCGCGCCGCGCAGGTGCGCGAACTCGACGCACGGCTGATCGCCGCCGGCACGCCGGGCTTCGAATTGATGCAGCGTGCCGCCCATGCCACCTGGCGCGCGCTGGTGCGCCAATGGCCGGCCGCGAATCAAATGACGGTGCTGGCCGGGCACGGCAACAACGCCGGCGATGGCTATCTGGTGGCGGCGCTGGCCCACCGGGCGGGTTGGCAGGTTCAGGTGCTGGCTGTCGGCGAGCCGCAGCGTCTGAAGGGCGATGCCGCGGTGGCACACGCCGAAGCCGTGGCTGACGGCGTCTCGATTGCCCCGTGGGATGTGTCCTGCGAGTTGCGCGGTATCGTCGTTGACGCGTTGCTCGGCACCGGCCTGAGCGGTGACGTGCGTGAGCCTTATGCCTGCGCGATTGCGGCGATCAATGGCAGCGGACTGCCGGTGGTGGCGGTCGATATCCCTTCCGGGTTGTGTGCTGATACCGGTCATGCGCTGGGTGATGCAGTGCGCGCCGACCTCACCGTGACCTTCATCGGCCTGAAACTCGGGCTGTTTACGGGCGCGGCAGCGGATCACGTCGGCGAACTGCTGTTTAACGATCTGCAGGCTTCGACCGAAACCTTCAGTGACATTCCTGTCGCCGCTCGCCGGCTCAACGTGGCTAACCTTCCGCATCTGGCTGCCCGTGCGCCGGCTGCGCACAAGGGGCGTTTCGGTCATGTGCTGCTGATCGGCGGCGATCACGGTTTTGGCGGGGCAATTCTGCTCAGCACCGAAAGCGCCTTGCGCAGCGGGGCCGGGATGGTGTCGCTGGCGACCCGCCCGGAACATGTGCCGGCGGCGTTGAGCCGGGTGCCGGAAGCCATGGCGCTGGGCGCTTCTTCGGCCAATCAATTGATGGGGCTGCTGGAAAAGGTGTCCGTATTGGTGGTCGGCCCGGGGCTTGGGCAGGCCAGTTGGGGCCGGGCACTGCTGTCGGCCGCCGCCAATGCACCGCTGCCGCAAGTGTGGGATGCCGATGCGTTGAATCTGCTGGCGTCCGGCTTCGTTACTCTGCCCAGGGATTGCGTGATCACACCGCATCCGGGTGAAGCGGCGCGCTTGCTTGGGATCAGCACGGCAGAAGTGCAAGTGGATCGTCCGGCCGCCGCGCTGGCGTTGAGCAAAAAATATACAGCGGTGGTGGTGCTCAAGGGCGCCGGCAGTCTGATCGCTCATCCCGACGGGCGTCTGGCGTTGTGTCATCAAGGCCATCCGGCGATGGCCACTGCGGGGCTCGGCGATGTGCTGGCCGGTCTGGTCGGAGCGTTACTGGCTCAAGGCATGGACGTCTTCGATGCGGCTTGCCTGGCGGTCTGGCTGCACGCCAACGCCGGAGCGCAACAAGGTAAATTCGGCCGTGGGCTGGCGGCCAGTGATCTCATTCCAGCCATTCGTCAGTTGTTGGAGGAGCATGCACCGTGTCTGAAGTAACCCTGTACGTGGCCGATGAACAGGCAATGAGCGACTTTGGCGCACGGATCGCCCGCGTAACCGGGGGGCATGGCCTGATCTTCCTTGAAGGCAACCTCGGCATGGGCAAAACCACGCTGTCGCGGGGCATCATTCGCGGGCTGGGGCACGTGGGCGCGGTGAAAAGTCCGACCTTCACGCTGGTCGAGCCCTACGAGATCGGTGACGTCCGCGCCTTTCACTTTGATCTGTATCGTCTGGTCGATCCGGAAGAGTTGGAGTTTCTCGGCATTCGCGACTATTTCGAAGACGACGCCCTGTGCCTGATCGAGTGGCCCGATAAAGGTGCAGGCTTTTTGCCAAAGCCTGACCTGACCATTACCATTAGCCCGCAAGACAGCGGGCGTTCGCTGACTATTTTGTCCCAGGGCTCGCGTGGCGAGGCCTGGTGTGCCGCTTTGGCATTGGAAACCAATTAAATGATGGGGTTAGGTATGCGCTTTCGCGCGTTGGTGGCTGCCGCTGGACTGATGTTGATGGCAGTAACCGTCAACGCTGTGGCCGAAACGAAGGTCAACAGCGTGCGCCTGTGGCGGGCGCCGGACAACACGCGCCTGGTGTTCGACCTGACCGGTCCGGTGCAACACAGCGTCTTTACCCTCACTGCACCGGATCGACTGGTGATCGACATCAATGGCGCCACCCTTGGCGCGCCGTTGAAAGTCTCCACGGCCAATACGCCGATCACCGCCATGCGTTCGGCACAGCGTACGCCGACCGATTTGCGGGTGGTCATTGACCTGAAGAAAGCCGTCACCCCGAAAAGCTTCTCGCTGGCGCCGAACGCGCAGTACGGCAACCGTCTGGTGGTCGACCTGTTCGATAACCCGGCCGATGCCGCGCCTCCACCTCCGACACCTGCGCCCGCACCAACGGTAGCGACCGTTCCGGCCGTACCGGTAACCCCGACAGAACCTGCGATCAAACTGCCTCCGGCCCCGGCCGGCAAACGCGACATCATTGTGGTGATCGACGCCGGCCACGGCGGCGAAGACCCGGGTGCGTCCGGCTCACGTGGTCAGCGCGAAAAAGACGTGGTGCTGCAGATCGCCCGTGAATTGCAACGCCAGGTCAACGGCATGAAAGGCTTCCGCGCCGAACTGACCCGTACAGGCGACTACTTCATCCCGCTGCGCGGTCGAACCGAAATCGCCCGCAAGAAGGGCGCCGACCTGTTCGTCTCGATCCACGCCGACGCCGCGCCGTCTGCGGCGGCCTTCGGGGCTTCGGTGTTTGCGTTGTCCGACCGTGGCGCAACGTCGGAGACCGCCCGTTGGCTGGCCGACAGCGAAAACCGTTCCGACCTGATCGGTGGTGCCGGCAACGTCAGCCTCGACGACAAGGACCGGATGCTCGCCGGCGTGTTGCTCGACCTGTCGATGACCGCCTCGCTGACCTCCAGTCTCAACGTCGGCCAGAAAGTCCTGAGCAACATCGGCCGGGTCACGCCGTTGCACAAGCAGCGCGTAGAACAGGCCGGGTTCATGGTGTTGAAGTCGCCGGACATTCCGTCGATCCTGGTGGAAACCGGCTTTATCTCCAACGCCAACGAAGCGAACAAACTCTCTGCTTCGAGCCACCAGCAGGCGCTGGCGCGTTCGATCAGCAGCGGCGTGCGTCAGTTCTTCCAGCAGAACCCGCCACCGGGCACCTACATTGCCTGGCTGCGTGATTCGGGCAAGATCGCCCAGGGGCCACGTGATCATCGGGTCAGCCCGGGTGAGACCCTGGCGATGATTGCCGTGCGCTATCAGGTGTCGGCCGCCACGTTGCGCAGTGCCAACAACCTGAGCAGCGATGAGTTGAAGGTCGGTCAGCACCTGACCATTCCGGGCACTGAACTGGCGTCCAAAGAATGAATCAGGTTCTGAACGCTGCCCGTATCGAACTGCTCAGCCCGAGGCTGGCGAACCAGATCGCCGCCGGTGAGGTGGTGGAGCGCCCGGCCTCGGTGATCAAGGAGTTGCTGGAAAACAGCCTAGACTCCGGCGCCAGACGCATCGACGTCGATGTCGAGCAGGGCGGCGTCAAACTGTTGCGGGTGCGCGACGATGGCAGCGGAATTTCCGCCGATGACCTGCCGCTGGCACTGGCCCGCCACGCCACCAGCAAGATCCGCAACCTCGAAGACCTCGAGCAGGTGATGAGCCTGGGTTTCCGGGGCGAGGCACTGGCGTCGATCAGCTCCGTGGCACGTCTTACCCTGACTTCCCGCACCCGTGACGCCGATCAGGCCTGGCAGGTCGAAACCGAAGGCCGTGACATGGCGCCCCGGGTACAACCGGCAGCCCATCCGGTCGGCACTTCGGTGGAAGTGCGTGACCTGTTCTTCAACACCCCGGCACGACGCAAATTCCTCAAGACTGAAAAAACCGAATTCGATCACCTGCAGGAAGTGATCAAGCGTCTGGCGCTGGCGCGTTTCGACGTGGCGTTTCACCTGCGCCACAACGGCAAGACCATCCTCAGCCTGCACGAAGCTCACGATGACGCGGCTCGCGCCCGGCGTGTGGCGGCGATCTGCGGTTCGGGCTTCCTTGAGCAGGCGTTGCCGATCGAGATCGAGCGCAATGGCTTGCACCTGTGGGGCTGGGTCGGTCTGCCGACCTTCAACCGCAGTCAGGCGGATTTGCAGTATTTCTTCGTCAACGGCCGTGCGGTGCGCGACAAACTGGTGGCCCACGCGGTGCGTCAGGCTTATCGCGATGTGTTGTTCAATGGCCGGCATCCGACGTTCGCGCTGTTCTTCGAGGTCGATCCGGCAGCGGTCGACGTCAACGTGCACCCGACCAAGCATGAAGTGCGCTTCCGTGACGGGCGCATGGTGCATGATTTTCTTTATGGCACCTTGCACCGTGCCTTGGGGGATGTGCGGCCGGAAGATCAGTTGGCCGGTTCGGTCACTACCGCGGTCGTGCGGCCAACCGGTCTCGAAGCCGGCGAATTCGGGCCGCAGGGCGAGATGCGCCTGGCCGCCAACGCGCTGCTGGAGCAACCGCAGGCACAACCGACGTTCAATACCTCGTCGAGCGCCAGTGCTGGCGGTGCTTATCAGTATCAATACACGCCGCGTCCGCAATCGACCGTGCCGGTTGCCGAGGCTCAGGCCGCGTACCGCGAGTTTTTCGCGCCGCTGCCCGAGGCCAATGCCAACGCGCTGCCGGCTGGTCAGGAAGACATTCCGCCGCTGGGGTACGCACTGGCGCAGCTCAAGGGCATCTACATTCTTTCCGAGAACGCCCAGGGCCTGGTTTTGGTGGACATGCACGCCGCTCACGAGCGGATCATGTACGAGCGCCTGAAGATCGCCATGGCCAGCGAAGGCCTCAGCGGTCAGCCGCTGCTGGTGCCGGAGTCGCTGGCGGTCAGTCAGCGCGAGGCCGATTGTGCCGAAGAGCATGCGGCGTGGTTCCAGCGTCTCGGTTTCGAATTGCAGCGTCTGGGCCCGGAAACCCTGGCGATCCGTCAGATCCCGGCCCTGCTCAAACAGGCCGAGGCCAACCGTCTGGTGGGCGACGTGTTGTCGGACTTGATGGAGTACGGCACCAGCGACCGAATCCAGGCGCATTTGAATGAACTGCTCGGCACCATGGCCTGCCACGGCGCGATCCGCGCCAACCGCCGCCTGGCCTTGCCGGAAATGAACGGCCTGCTGCGCGACATGGAAAACACCGAGCGCAGCGGTCAATGCAACCATGGCCGGCCGACCTGGACCCAACTGGGCCTGGACGATCTGGACAAACTGTTCCTGCGCGGTCGTTGATGAGCCAGCTTCCTCCAGCGATTTTCCTGATGGGCCCGACCGCTGCGGGCAAGACCGACCTGGCCATCGAGCTGACCAAGGTACTGCCGTGCGAGCTGATCAGTGTCGATTCGGCGCTGGTTTATCGCGGCATGGACATTGGCACGGCCAAACCGTCGAAAGAGCTGCTGGCCGAGTACCCCCACCGCCTGATCGACATTCTCGACCCGGCCGAGGCTTATTCGGCTGCGGATTTCCGCCGCGACGCTTTGCAGGCGATGGCCGAAATCACCGCACGCGGAAAAATTCCGCTGCTGGTGGGCGGCACGATGCTCTATTACAAGGCTTTGGTCGAAGGTCTGGCCGATATGCCGGCGGCGGATCCCGAGATTCGCGCGCAGATTGAAGAAGAGGCTGCACGCCTTGGCTGGCAAGCCCTGCACGATCAACTGGCGGCAATCGATCCGGAGTCGGCGGCGCGTATTCATCCGAACGATCCACAGCGCCTGAGTCGTGCGCTGGAAGTCTATCGGGTCAGCGGTCAGAGCATGACTGAACTTCGGCTGAAACAATCTGTACAAAGTACTGAAGCGGCGGCATCGGGACGGCAACAATTGCCCTATACTGTCGCGAACTTGGCCATTGCTCCGGCAAATCGTCAGGTACTGCACGACCGCATTAAACAAAGATTCACAAATATGCTGGAACAGGGATTCATCGACGAGGTCGTAGCCCTGCGTAATAGAAGTGACCTGCATGCCGGGTTGCCGTCTATACGTGCGGTAGGCTACCGCCAGGTCTGGGATTACCTGGATGGCAAGCTGACGGCGGCCGAAATGCAGGAGCGGGGCATCATCGCCACGCGCCAATTGGCCAAACGCCAGTTTACCTGGCTGCGCAGCTGGGACGATTTGCACTGGCTCGACAGTCTGGATTGCGACAATCTGCCACGCACCTTGAAATACCTTGGGACCATCTCCATATTGGGCTGAGTCCTTGCAATTGCCGTCTATCCTTGGGGGTGTGGCGGCAAAAGCCATCTGATTACCTATTTTTTATATTGAATCCTTAAAGGAGTGCGGCACATGTCAAAAGGGCATTCGCTACAAGACCCTTACTTGAATACTTTACGTAAAGAGAAAGTGGGGGTTTCCATCTACCTGGTCAACGGTATCAAACTGCAAGGCACGATCGAATCGTTCGACCAGTTCGTTATCCTGCTGAAGAACACCGTCAGCCAGATGGTTTACAAACACGCTATCTCTACAGTCGTGCCGGTTCGTCCAATTCGTCTGCCAAGCGCAACCGAATCCGAAGCAGGTGACGCTGAGCCAGGTAACGCCTAATAGGAGTCTCCTTTGTTCTTTGAGCGCCACGGTGGTGGTGAACGAGTCATCCTCGTTCACTTGGATGGACAGGACCCTGAGGCGCGCGAAGATCCGCAGGAGTTTCAGGAACTGGCAAATTCGGCAGGCGCCGAGACCGTTGCGTTTTTTAACGTGCCGCGTCATCGGCCAACCGCCAAATACCTGATCGGCAGCGGCAAGGTCGAGGAACTGCGCGACCTGGTACACGCCGAAGAAGCCGATCTGGTGATCTTCAATCACGTCCTTACGCCCAGTCAGGAACGCAACCTCGAACGTGTCTTCGAGTGTCGCGTGATCGACCGTACCGGTCTGATTCTCGATATTTTCGCCCAACGCGCCCGTACCCATGAGGGCAAGCTCCAGGTAGAACTGGCCCAGCTTGACCATATGAGCACCCGGCTGGTTCGTGGCTGGACTCACCTTGAGCGTCAGGGTGGTGGTATCGGCATGCGCGGTCCGGGTGAAACCCAGCTCGAAACCGACCGCCGTCTGCTGCGGGTTCGCCTGCGCCAGATCAAGGGCCGGCTGGAAAAGGTTCGCAGTCAGCGCGAGCAGTCGCGTCGTGGCCGCTCCCGCGCGGATATTCCTACCGTGTCTCTTGTGGGCTATACCAACGCCGGCAAATCCACGCTGTTCAATAACGTGACGAAATCCGAGGTGTACGCGGCCGACCAACTGTTCGCCACGCTGGACCCGACCCTGCGCCGTCTGGAACTGGACGACCTGGGGCCGATTGTCCTGGCCGACACCGTGGGTTTCATTCGTCATCTGCCCCACAAGCTGGTCGAGGCATTTCGGTCTACGCTCGAAGAGTCGAGCAATTCCGACCTGCTGTTGCACGTGATCGATGCGGCCGAACCGGATCGCATGTTGCAGATCGAGCAGGTGATGGTGGTGCTGGGCGAGATTGGTGCTCAGGACTTGCCGATCCTCGAGGTCTATAACAAACTCGATTTGCTTGAAGGCGTTGAGCCACAAATCCAGCGCGACGAGAACGGCAAGCCTCAACGGGTCTGGTTGTCGGCGCGTGATGGCACTGGTCTGGAATTGCTTGAGCAAGCCATTGCCGAATTGCTGGGCAGTGATTTGTTTGTCGGAACCTTGCGTTTGCCCCAGCGGTTTGCGCGTCTGCGTGCACAGTTCTTCGAGCTGGGCGCGGTACAGAAAGAAGAATACGACGAAGAAGGTGTCAGCTTGCTGGCCATTCGATTGCCGCGCTCGGAGCTCAATCGACTGGTCAGCCGTGAAGGCGTTGTGCCGACGGAGTTCATCGAGCAACACACTTTGCAATAAAAGCCTGAAAAAGCGGTTGTGCCGCAACGGCAGGCATTCTGTAGCATTGGTCGGCGCGCCGTGGGTGCGTCTTTGCTTTATCAGATGGAGAGCGCTATGGCTTGGAATGAGCCGGGTGGCAACTCGAACAATCAGGATCCCTGGGGTGGCAAGCGTCGCAACAATGGCGACCGCAAGGGGCCGCCGGATCTCGACGAGGCCTTCCGAAAGCTGCAGGAAAGCCTGAACGGGTTGTTCGGTGGTGGAAAGAAACGTGGTGACGATGGTGGTGGTCCGGGCAAGAGTGGCGGCTTCGGCGGCCTGCTCGGCATTGGCCTCGTCGTGCTTGCGGCCGTGTGGCTGTACAGCGCGGTGTACGTGGTGGACGAGCAGGAGCAGGCCGTGGTGCTGCGCTTCGGCAAGTACTACGAAACCGTCGGCCCGGGCCTGAACATCTACTTCCCGCCGATCGACAAGAAGTACATGGAGAACGTCACGCGCGAGCGTGCCTACACCAAGCAGGGCCAGATGCTGACCGAAGACGAGAACATCGTCGAAGTGCCGCTGACCGTGCAGTACAAGATCAGCAACCTGCAGGACTTCGTGCTGAACGTCGACCAGCCGGAAATCAGCCTGCAACACGCGACCGACAGTGCGCTGCGCCATGTGGTGGGTTCCACCGCGATGGACCAGGTGCTGACCGAGGGTCGTGAGCTGATGGCCAGCGAGATCAAGGAGCGTCTGCAACGCTTCCTCGATACCTATCGCACCGGTATCACCGTCACCCAGGTCAACGTACAGAGCGCAGCGGCACCGCGTGAGGTGCAGGAAGCCTTCGATGACGTGATCCGTGCCCGTGAAGACGAGCAGCGTTCGCGCAACCAGGCTGAAACCTACGCCAACGGTGTGGTGCCGGAAGCCCGTGGTCAGGCCCAGCGCATCCTTGAAGATGCCAACGGTTATCGCGACGAAACAGTCTCGCGCGCCAAGGGTGAGGCTGATCGTTTCACCAAGCTGGTAGCCGAATACCGCAAGGCGCCCGAGGTTACTCGTCAGCGTCTGTACCTGGACACCATGCAGGAAGTCTTCAGCAGCACCAGCAAGGTGCTCGTGACCGGTAACAAGAACGGCCAGAGCAACCTGCTTTACCTGCCGCTGGACAAGATGATTCAAAACAGTTCGGGCAGCAATTCACCGGTCACCGGTTCGGCTGCCGCCAGCAACAACACGGACGTCACGCCGCATGTCACTGACCTGCCGCAAACGCGTACAAGGGAGACCCGCTGATGAGCAATAAATCGCTGATCGCCCTGATCGTTGGCGTTGTTGTGGTTCTGGTTGGCTGGAACTGCTTCTACATCGTGGCTCAGACCGAGCGAGCGGTGTTGCTGCAGTTCGGTCGTGTGGTTCAGGCCGATGTTCAGCCAGGTCTGCATGTGAAAGTGCCTTACGTTAACCAGGTGCGTAAATTCGACGCACGCCTGATGACGCTGGACGCACCGACACAACGCTTCCTGACCCTGGAAAAGAAAGCCGTGATGGTCGATGCCTACGCCAAGTGGCGCGTGAAAGATGCCGAGCGCTTCTACACCGCGACTTCCGGCCTCAAGCAGATTGCTGACGAGCGTTTGTCCCGTCGTCTGGAGTCGGGCCTGCGTGACCAGTTCGGCAAGCGCACCCTGCACGAAGTGGTGTCGGGTGAGCGTGATGCGCTGATGGCTGACATCACCGCATCGCTGAACAAGATGGCGGAAAAAGAGCTGGGTATCGAAGTGGTCGATGTCCGGGTCAAGGCCATCGACCTGCCGAAGGAAGTGAACCGCAGCGTGTTCGAACGTATGAGCACAGAGCGTGAGCGTGAAGCTCGCGAGCACCGCGCCAAGGGTAACGAACTGGCCGAAGGCATCCGTGCCGACGCCGATCGTCAACGCCGCGTGCTGCTGGCTGAAGCCTATCGTGAATCCGAAGAGATTCGCGGTGACGGTGACGCCCAGGCTGCTGCGATCTACTCCAAGGCCTACAGTCAGGATCAGGAGTTCTACGGTTTCTACCGTAGCCTGCGTGCCTACCGTGAAAGCTTCGCGAACAAATCCGACGTCATGGTCCTCGACCCAAGCAGCGACTTCTTCCGTTACCTGGAAAAGTCCAAGCCTTGATACAACGTTGACCTGAATCATTCCGCCCGGCGGCTAAAACCTCGGGCGG includes the following:
- the hflK gene encoding FtsH protease activity modulator HflK codes for the protein MAWNEPGGNSNNQDPWGGKRRNNGDRKGPPDLDEAFRKLQESLNGLFGGGKKRGDDGGGPGKSGGFGGLLGIGLVVLAAVWLYSAVYVVDEQEQAVVLRFGKYYETVGPGLNIYFPPIDKKYMENVTRERAYTKQGQMLTEDENIVEVPLTVQYKISNLQDFVLNVDQPEISLQHATDSALRHVVGSTAMDQVLTEGRELMASEIKERLQRFLDTYRTGITVTQVNVQSAAAPREVQEAFDDVIRAREDEQRSRNQAETYANGVVPEARGQAQRILEDANGYRDETVSRAKGEADRFTKLVAEYRKAPEVTRQRLYLDTMQEVFSSTSKVLVTGNKNGQSNLLYLPLDKMIQNSSGSNSPVTGSAAASNNTDVTPHVTDLPQTRTRETR
- the hfq gene encoding RNA chaperone Hfq, whose amino-acid sequence is MSKGHSLQDPYLNTLRKEKVGVSIYLVNGIKLQGTIESFDQFVILLKNTVSQMVYKHAISTVVPVRPIRLPSATESEAGDAEPGNA
- the hflC gene encoding protease modulator HflC codes for the protein MSNKSLIALIVGVVVVLVGWNCFYIVAQTERAVLLQFGRVVQADVQPGLHVKVPYVNQVRKFDARLMTLDAPTQRFLTLEKKAVMVDAYAKWRVKDAERFYTATSGLKQIADERLSRRLESGLRDQFGKRTLHEVVSGERDALMADITASLNKMAEKELGIEVVDVRVKAIDLPKEVNRSVFERMSTEREREAREHRAKGNELAEGIRADADRQRRVLLAEAYRESEEIRGDGDAQAAAIYSKAYSQDQEFYGFYRSLRAYRESFANKSDVMVLDPSSDFFRYLEKSKP
- the hflX gene encoding ribosome rescue GTPase HflX, producing the protein MFFERHGGGERVILVHLDGQDPEAREDPQEFQELANSAGAETVAFFNVPRHRPTAKYLIGSGKVEELRDLVHAEEADLVIFNHVLTPSQERNLERVFECRVIDRTGLILDIFAQRARTHEGKLQVELAQLDHMSTRLVRGWTHLERQGGGIGMRGPGETQLETDRRLLRVRLRQIKGRLEKVRSQREQSRRGRSRADIPTVSLVGYTNAGKSTLFNNVTKSEVYAADQLFATLDPTLRRLELDDLGPIVLADTVGFIRHLPHKLVEAFRSTLEESSNSDLLLHVIDAAEPDRMLQIEQVMVVLGEIGAQDLPILEVYNKLDLLEGVEPQIQRDENGKPQRVWLSARDGTGLELLEQAIAELLGSDLFVGTLRLPQRFARLRAQFFELGAVQKEEYDEEGVSLLAIRLPRSELNRLVSREGVVPTEFIEQHTLQ